One genomic segment of Bradyrhizobium diazoefficiens includes these proteins:
- a CDS encoding ABC transporter ATP-binding protein, protein MLLGPSGCGKSTLLNLAAGLVSPSQGGVTYDGATIGGLNNRVAYMTQQDHLLPWRTVAGNVSIPLEVAGLAKRDREARIEQLLSLVGLGDFAKSYPNQISGGMRKRCALARLLAADRETLLLDEPFGALDAQLRLTLQAELLRICRKLDLTVMFVTHDIEEAAALGDKCAVFHGRPGTIAKVFDNPLPKDRDLARLRFDSRHHDFTNELWAMLTPDLATMPSPSAIAVPA, encoded by the coding sequence ATGCTGCTCGGCCCGTCCGGATGCGGCAAGTCCACGCTTCTCAATTTGGCGGCGGGACTCGTCAGCCCAAGTCAAGGCGGAGTGACCTACGACGGAGCAACGATCGGCGGGTTGAACAATCGAGTCGCTTACATGACGCAGCAGGATCACTTGCTGCCATGGAGGACCGTCGCAGGCAACGTTTCGATCCCGCTGGAGGTCGCGGGACTTGCGAAGCGCGATCGAGAAGCCCGCATAGAGCAACTTCTCTCCCTTGTCGGGCTCGGAGACTTCGCCAAATCCTATCCCAACCAGATTTCGGGCGGAATGCGCAAGCGTTGCGCACTTGCGCGGCTGCTCGCAGCCGACCGGGAGACGCTTCTTCTCGATGAACCATTCGGCGCGCTCGATGCGCAGCTCAGGTTGACGCTTCAGGCCGAGTTGCTCAGGATCTGCCGCAAGCTCGATCTGACCGTGATGTTCGTGACGCACGATATCGAGGAGGCGGCGGCACTGGGTGACAAGTGCGCCGTGTTTCATGGCCGCCCGGGCACGATCGCGAAAGTCTTCGACAATCCTCTGCCCAAAGACCGCGACCTCGCAAGGTTGAGGTTCGACTCCCGTCATCACGATTTCACCAACGAACTCTGGGCGATGCTGACGCCGGATTTGGCGACGATGCCCTCGCCATCCGCCATCGCGGTCCCGGCCTAG
- a CDS encoding helix-turn-helix domain-containing protein produces MLRSIQTLRNTSSDAQILAADDDQLALIGGGDNYYMPWHWHDCLMILLPRVGVVDFRDETRKTPAWLSEDRFVVVPKNLSHQTTAPRRGHEHLAIYATDDQLAGMATRLGSLNRVRTKLKAPTFFAVSREMRSLLGLCQAGAPDNLAAQSARSHLVAALLINCLSQIERNDPLPASTSGSHGDALVSEMKCFIRNNAASDLSLDLIGATFGLSRRHLTRLFREKTGVTIGEFHEQERIARARLLLTTTDLPVGEIAWRVGLESGSALARMMRRVAGISPTAARRHGPI; encoded by the coding sequence ATGCTCAGATCCATTCAGACACTTCGCAACACATCGTCCGATGCCCAGATACTGGCGGCCGATGACGACCAGCTTGCGTTGATCGGGGGTGGCGACAATTATTACATGCCATGGCATTGGCATGATTGCCTGATGATCCTCCTGCCGCGCGTGGGCGTCGTTGATTTCCGGGACGAGACGAGAAAAACCCCGGCCTGGCTGAGCGAAGACCGGTTCGTTGTCGTGCCCAAGAACCTCTCTCATCAGACCACTGCGCCCCGCAGGGGGCACGAGCACCTGGCTATCTATGCGACGGACGATCAATTGGCCGGAATGGCAACCCGACTCGGATCTCTGAACCGCGTCCGGACCAAGCTCAAGGCTCCTACGTTCTTTGCGGTCTCGCGCGAGATGCGGTCTCTGCTCGGTCTTTGCCAAGCCGGCGCTCCCGACAACTTGGCCGCGCAATCGGCTCGTAGCCATCTCGTCGCCGCACTGCTCATCAATTGCCTGAGCCAGATCGAACGCAATGATCCGCTTCCGGCGTCGACTTCCGGAAGCCATGGTGATGCGCTTGTCTCCGAGATGAAATGCTTTATCAGGAACAACGCAGCCAGCGACCTCTCTCTGGACCTGATCGGCGCCACTTTCGGCCTGTCGAGACGCCATCTCACTCGATTGTTCCGCGAAAAGACCGGCGTGACGATTGGCGAATTCCACGAACAGGAGCGGATCGCGCGAGCACGCCTGCTGCTGACCACGACGGATTTGCCCGTCGGAGAGATCGCCTGGAGAGTGGGACTGGAATCCGGCTCGGCCCTCGCGAGGATGATGCGGCGGGTAGCCGGCATCTCGCCGACCGCCGCGCGCCGGCATGGCCCGATTTGA